The genomic window CAGGGGCGGGCTTGGAGCGGCTCATCGCCTCCAGCGTGGTGGTGGTGCGCTCGGTGCGGTTCATCTCCTGCACGATGCGGCGCAGGCATTCCTCCAGCCGTTCCAGCGTCGGCACGTCAATGTCGCGGAACTGGAACAGCACCTCGGCGCGGCCGGGGATGATGGAGGGCGCGCCGGGGTCCAGCGCGATGCGCCCGCAGGTCCAGACCGTGCGGGGCCCGCAGATCATGGGGAATTCGCGGTCCACGCGGGCCAGCAGCCGCACCGCCGTCAGGCCCGCATCCTTGCGTTCGGCCATGGTGGTGCCGCCGGCATGGTCCTGCATGCCTTCGATGACAAGGCGGAACTGCCAGATGGCGACGATGCCCGTCACCACGCCGGCGCGCAGCCCCTGGGATTCGAGCTGGGTTCCCTGCTCGATATGCATCTCGAAGAAGCCCTTGTAGCGGGACGGGTCCAGCTTCGGCCGCGGCAGGCCTTCAAGGCCCGCCTCGCGCAGCGCCTCGCGGAGCGGCTTGCCGTGGTAGCGGTTCTTCAGACCGTCGATCTCGCTGTCTTCCAGGATGCCGAGCAGCGAGCGGCTGCCGATGAAGCTGCCGTAGTGGCCCTCCTCATCGGCGAAGGCGACGACATCCACCGGCAGCCCGGCGCGGGCAAGCGCGACACCCGCCATCACACCCAGCGCGCCATCCAGCCAGCCGGCCTGATTCTGGCTTTCGATATGGCTGCCCACCAGCAGATGCGGACCCGGCCCGGGGTGGCGGCCGAAGACATTGCCGATGCCGTCCATGCTGGGCTCCAGCCCCACCTCGCGCATGCGGTCCATCAGCCAGCGGCGGCTTTCCATGTCCTCGGGCGAGAAGGTGGGGCGGTGCACGCCGGTCTTGTAGGCCCCGATCTTCCGAAGCTCGTTCAGGTCCTTGAGGAACCGTTCCGTGTCCACCTGCGCCATGCCGCACCCCTTTCGCGAAGCGGGCGAGGATAGGCCATGATGCGAGGGCGGCAATGGGCCGCGAGGGGGGCGACATGTCCGAGATCACCCGTTTTGCCACGCCTTTGGGCGGGCGTGCCTATCCGCCGTTCTCCATGGCCGTGCGGCATGGCGGCACGCTGTATGTCTCGGGGCTGGGGCCGGTGGACCCGCAGGGGAACATCGCGCGCGGGGATTTCGCCGCGCAGTTCGACCAGGTGATCCGCAACCTGCACGCCATCCTGGCCGAGGCCGGCACGGATATGACGCGTGTGCTCAAGACCAGCGTGCTGCTGGTGCGCGCGACCGACGTGCCGGAGATGAACCGCCTCTATGCGGCGGCCTTCGACGCGGCGCACCTGCCGGCGCGCACCACCAGCGTGGTGGCGGCACTCCCGGTGCCGGACTTCCTGCTGGAGATCGAGGCGATCGTGGCGGTGGGGTGAGGCCTCTTGATCTTCCCATTATGGGAAGCTCCATGCTGATCAGATGATTCGTTTTCGAGCCTTTGGCATGCCCCCGATGCGACGCCGCCTCGCGCTGCTCGGCCTTGCCGCCACGCCCTTGGCGCTGCCCGCGGCGGCGCATTCCGAACTGCGGCGCAGCGTGCCCGCCGCGGGCGCCGTGCTTGACCGCGCGCCGGAGCGGATCGAACTGCATTTCAGCGAAAGGGTGCAGTTGACCGCGCTGCGCCTGCGCCGCGCCGACAACGTCGAAATCCCGCTGCCGCGCCGCCCCATCCGGCCGGAGCGCACCGAGATCATCGCCCTGCCGCCGCTGGAACCCGGCGAGTATCGGGCCGAATGGCGCATCATCTCGGCCGATGGGCATCCGGTCGGCGGGGTCATTCCCTTCCGGGTGGCGGGGACGCGCCAGCCATGATCCTGGAGTATCTCCAGCCGGACCCTTCGCTGCTGGATGGCCTGACCGTCCTGCTGCGCGGCGCCCAGCATGCGGCCACGCTGGGAGCGGCGGGCCTCGTCATCTTCGCGCTGGGCTTTGGCCATCGGCTGGATGGGACGGAAGCCGCGCGGCTGCGGCGCACGGTGCTGGCGGCCATCGGGGCCGGCCTCGCGCTATCGGTGCTGGCGCTGGTCCTGCGGGTGCTCGTGCTGACCGCGGGGGCGAGTGCCACCGACCCCGATGTCTGGGCGGCCGTCCTGCGCTCGCGCATCGGGGATGCCTTCTGGCTGCGCGGCGCGGGGCTGGTGCTGCTCGCGGCGGTGGCCTTGCCTTGGCGGGTGGGTCCGGCGGTCGCGGCGGTGGGGGCGGCGCTGGTCGTGGGGTCCTATGCCGCGATGGGCCATTCCACCCTCTACGGCCCACGGCAGGAAATCGTGGCGCTGCTGGTGCTGCACCTCGTGGTCGTGGCCTTCTGGGTGGGTTCGCTGCCGCCCCTGCTCTGGGTGGCAGGGCGACCGGATGGCGCGGCGGCGGCCGTGCTCGTGCGGGATTGGAGCCGGGCCGCGACCCTGGCCGTGCTGGCCATGCTCGTCACCGGCATGCTGCTGACCTGGTATCTGACCCTTCGCCTCGACCGCATCCTGGACGCCTGGCATGGCTGGGCGCTGCTGGCCAAGACGCTGGCGGTGCTGGCGGCGCTGGCGCTGGCCGGGTGGAACCGTCTGCGCCACACGCCGGCCCTGGCACGCGGCGAGGCGGGCGCCGGCGCGCGGCTGGCGGGCGCCATCCGCGTCGAGATGGTCTTCATCCTGCTGGCCTTCTGGGCGGCGGCCGAGATGGTCTCGGTCCATCCCGTGGATTACGGCCACCGCCTGCCAGGCTGACGCGCTACAGCGTCAGCCCGCCATCCACCACCACCGTCTGCCCCGTCACCATCGCGGCCCCGGCGAGCAGGAAGACCATGACCTCGGCCAAATCCTCCGGCTCGCAGCGCCGCT from Roseococcus microcysteis includes these protein-coding regions:
- a CDS encoding RidA family protein, which gives rise to MSEITRFATPLGGRAYPPFSMAVRHGGTLYVSGLGPVDPQGNIARGDFAAQFDQVIRNLHAILAEAGTDMTRVLKTSVLLVRATDVPEMNRLYAAAFDAAHLPARTTSVVAALPVPDFLLEIEAIVAVG
- a CDS encoding copper resistance CopC family protein, coding for MRRRLALLGLAATPLALPAAAHSELRRSVPAAGAVLDRAPERIELHFSERVQLTALRLRRADNVEIPLPRRPIRPERTEIIALPPLEPGEYRAEWRIISADGHPVGGVIPFRVAGTRQP
- a CDS encoding CopD family protein; the protein is MILEYLQPDPSLLDGLTVLLRGAQHAATLGAAGLVIFALGFGHRLDGTEAARLRRTVLAAIGAGLALSVLALVLRVLVLTAGASATDPDVWAAVLRSRIGDAFWLRGAGLVLLAAVALPWRVGPAVAAVGAALVVGSYAAMGHSTLYGPRQEIVALLVLHLVVVAFWVGSLPPLLWVAGRPDGAAAAVLVRDWSRAATLAVLAMLVTGMLLTWYLTLRLDRILDAWHGWALLAKTLAVLAALALAGWNRLRHTPALARGEAGAGARLAGAIRVEMVFILLAFWAAAEMVSVHPVDYGHRLPG